In Gossypium arboreum isolate Shixiya-1 chromosome 5, ASM2569848v2, whole genome shotgun sequence, a single genomic region encodes these proteins:
- the LOC108452076 gene encoding dirigent protein 4-like, producing the protein MRGTLMLTWILIICLSQVAVQSQRQYYSETRPYIPRPIKVTKLHFFMHESMGGTNASAVIVAQSNITSNDNNSSVPFGTLFAVDDPLRIGPEPDSEVIGNAQGLSLLAGINPRTSTTYFDFGFATGKYNGSSISMFSRTDLELAVVGGRGRFRMATGFALLNPYLISGTTVIIEFNVTLFHH; encoded by the coding sequence ATGAGAGGAACATTGATGTTGACTTGGATTCTGATCATCTGCCTCTCCCAAGTAGCAGTGCAGAGCCAAAGGCAATACTACTCGGAGACCCGACCATATATTCCCAGGCCAATTAAGGTCACCAAGCTTCACTTCTTTATGCACGAAAGTATGGGCGGTACAAACGCATCAGCAGTCATCGTAGCCCAATCTAACATCACAAGCAACGACAATAATTCATCGGTGCCATTTGGCACCCTATTTGCCGTTGATGATCCCCTCAGGATAGGTCCTGAGCCAGACTCCGAGGTGATTGGAAATGCTCAGGGACTTTCACTTCTGGCCGGAATAAATCCAAGAACCTCGACGACATACTTTGATTTTGGATTTGCTACCGGTAAGTATAACGGCAGCTCTATAAGCATGTTTTCAAGGACAGATCTTGAGCTTGCGGTGGTTGGAGGAAGAGGACGATTCAGGATGGCAACAGGGTTTGCACTACTTAATCCTTACCTTATAAGTGGCACCACTGTCATTATTGAATTTAATGTGACTCTATTTCATCACTAA